From a region of the Paenibacillus sp. R14(2021) genome:
- a CDS encoding spore germination protein — MLRQLFNACFDITFRPFHPSDGQAALLVYIAGLADTDKINNELFRPDTPEQWKGLFTDIHLSSVASSDVTQSMQEAVERLLQGQTALFVEGRSDCIFLDLKAKNGRSIQEPAFEQTIRGPRDSFTEQIEVNVILIRKRIQSTRLKLESITVGSISKTRLIIVYLEGIVEGKVLSQVKERIGRIHTDAILESGYIEELIEDVSFTPFPQIQMTERPDIVAANLLEGKVVLLTDGTPNALIVPMTFWATFQSAEDYYERFIFASLMRWTRLILFAISLYLPSLFVAITTFHSQLMPTNFLFSLTSAREGVPFPSVIEALLMEFMFEGLREAGIRLPKATGSAVSIVGALVIGQAAVQAGIVSAPMVIVVSVTGIASFAIPRYNMSIAFRILRFPMLLLSGMFGLYGVAMGTIGLLVHLARLESFGVPYLSPVSPLRPQGLNDVFVRPPRSKNKRFSSRYASVQEEDRR; from the coding sequence ATGCTGAGGCAATTGTTCAATGCCTGTTTCGATATAACATTCCGGCCATTTCATCCATCCGATGGTCAAGCTGCATTACTTGTTTATATTGCCGGTCTAGCTGACACGGACAAGATAAATAATGAACTGTTCCGACCTGACACCCCTGAGCAATGGAAGGGTCTGTTTACGGATATTCATTTATCATCTGTTGCCTCAAGCGATGTAACGCAGTCCATGCAGGAAGCGGTCGAGCGATTGCTTCAGGGACAAACAGCCTTATTTGTTGAAGGTCGTTCTGACTGCATTTTTCTGGACTTGAAGGCAAAGAATGGACGAAGTATTCAGGAACCGGCGTTCGAACAAACGATTCGCGGTCCTCGAGACAGTTTTACGGAACAAATCGAAGTCAATGTGATCCTTATTCGCAAAAGAATACAATCGACGAGACTCAAGCTGGAATCGATCACAGTCGGCTCGATATCAAAAACAAGACTCATTATCGTTTATTTAGAGGGTATTGTTGAAGGGAAAGTCTTGAGCCAAGTCAAGGAACGGATTGGCCGCATTCATACAGATGCTATTCTGGAATCGGGTTACATCGAAGAATTGATCGAAGACGTGTCGTTTACGCCGTTTCCCCAAATTCAAATGACGGAGCGCCCGGATATTGTTGCAGCAAATTTGCTCGAGGGCAAGGTCGTCCTGCTAACCGACGGTACGCCTAATGCGCTGATTGTTCCAATGACGTTTTGGGCGACCTTTCAATCAGCGGAAGACTACTATGAAAGATTCATCTTCGCTTCCCTTATGAGATGGACAAGGTTGATCCTATTCGCTATATCGCTTTATCTTCCCTCGTTGTTTGTGGCTATCACGACATTTCATTCCCAGTTGATGCCAACGAATTTTTTATTCAGTCTCACCTCAGCTCGGGAGGGAGTACCTTTCCCTAGCGTGATTGAAGCGTTGTTAATGGAATTTATGTTCGAGGGTCTGCGAGAAGCAGGTATTCGCTTGCCCAAGGCGACTGGTTCTGCCGTCAGCATCGTTGGCGCCCTCGTGATCGGCCAAGCCGCCGTTCAAGCTGGAATCGTATCCGCTCCAATGGTAATTGTCGTTTCCGTGACCGGAATCGCTTCGTTCGCTATCCCTCGTTACAACATGAGCATTGCTTTTCGCATTTTAAGGTTTCCGATGCTCCTGCTTTCGGGAATGTTTGGATTGTATGGGGTTGCGATGGGCACGATCGGTTTACTTGTACACTTGGCCCGTCTGGAATCGTTCGGCGTACCGTATCTGTCTCCAGTTTCGCCTTTGCGGCCTCAGGGATTGAACGATGTGTTCGTTAGACCACCAAGGTCCAAAAATAAACGGTTTAGCAGTAGATATGCAAGCGTCCAGGAGGAAGACAGGCGATGA
- a CDS encoding zinc-dependent alcohol dehydrogenase family protein gives MKAAILEQFKEPFIIREIPRPVARKGEVVVRIKASGVNPLDLKTRDGAAAHTRTTTPAILGLDMAGIVEVVGEGVSGFKPGDAVFGMTGGVGGIQGSLAEYAAVDAALLAKMPLKMSMREAAALPLIAITAWEALIDQAKVQSGQKVLIHGGAGGVGHIGIQLANMRGANVFATGSEVSQTVIKNLGATPIDYTVASVEDYVQAHTGGEGFDVVLDTVGGITLDNSFHAVKKYTGHVVSILGWGTHSLAPLSFRAGTYSGVFTLMPLLTGNGRAHHGEILREIAACYDQGRLKPILNDRLFTFDQIEDAYRAMGDKQGGKIVVSID, from the coding sequence ATGAAAGCCGCGATTTTGGAGCAATTCAAAGAACCATTTATCATCAGGGAAATACCACGGCCTGTTGCACGAAAAGGGGAAGTGGTTGTTAGAATCAAAGCGAGCGGCGTGAATCCACTTGATTTAAAAACGCGCGATGGCGCAGCCGCACATACCCGCACGACGACCCCTGCAATTTTAGGGCTTGATATGGCGGGGATCGTCGAAGTAGTTGGAGAAGGTGTTTCTGGATTCAAGCCTGGAGATGCCGTTTTCGGCATGACTGGCGGCGTCGGCGGTATTCAAGGATCTTTGGCGGAATATGCTGCGGTGGACGCAGCCTTACTGGCTAAAATGCCGTTAAAAATGTCGATGCGAGAAGCAGCCGCTTTGCCGTTGATCGCCATTACTGCATGGGAAGCCCTCATTGATCAAGCAAAGGTACAGTCGGGGCAAAAAGTACTCATTCACGGTGGAGCAGGAGGCGTCGGTCATATTGGTATCCAACTTGCCAACATGCGAGGCGCTAACGTGTTCGCGACCGGATCTGAAGTGAGTCAAACCGTCATCAAGAATCTAGGTGCGACGCCGATCGATTACACGGTCGCATCGGTAGAAGACTATGTACAAGCGCACACTGGCGGAGAAGGCTTCGATGTCGTGCTGGATACCGTTGGCGGCATAACGTTGGATAATTCTTTCCATGCCGTTAAGAAGTATACGGGCCACGTGGTCAGTATACTTGGCTGGGGAACGCATAGTCTCGCGCCTCTTTCTTTCCGTGCGGGAACTTATTCGGGGGTATTTACACTTATGCCCTTGCTTACCGGCAATGGGCGCGCGCATCATGGCGAGATTCTCCGCGAAATCGCGGCATGTTATGACCAAGGCAGGTTAAAACCGATTTTGAACGATCGGTTGTTTACCTTTGATCAAATCGAGGATGCTTATCGCGCTATGGGTGATAAGCAAGGCGGGAAAATCGTAGTGAGTATCGATTAA
- a CDS encoding LLM class flavin-dependent oxidoreductase, with the protein MTAAYAKSFQGVPLSILDTTNIVAGGNARETLLNSADLAQKAENWGYYRIWFTEHHNIPAIASSATSVVMGYIAAATKRIRVGSGGIMLPNHAPLVIAEQFGTLESMYPGRIDLGLGRAPGSDPATSAALRRGRGTGEDFPQLLQELRGYFQDNASASVRAYPGTGLSIPIWLLGSSDFSARLAAELGLPFSFASHFASDFTIPAVQLYRELFRPSNVLSKPYVMVGMNVTVAETNERAHYLASTQKQMFLGVFSGKMTPLMPPVEDMRQIASEEEIFMLEHNSMYRSLTIGDRDKLKTSMQKLLQDTSADEIIITTQIYDHQDRLRNYEIIAELLD; encoded by the coding sequence ATGACAGCTGCCTACGCCAAATCATTTCAAGGCGTGCCTTTATCCATTCTGGATACGACCAATATCGTTGCCGGCGGCAATGCGAGGGAAACGCTGCTCAATAGTGCCGATTTGGCGCAAAAGGCTGAAAATTGGGGCTATTATCGCATCTGGTTCACCGAGCATCACAATATTCCAGCCATTGCGAGCTCAGCTACTTCTGTCGTGATGGGGTATATTGCAGCGGCGACGAAGCGAATTCGAGTGGGTTCAGGCGGTATTATGCTGCCCAATCATGCGCCCTTAGTAATAGCAGAGCAGTTCGGTACCTTGGAATCCATGTATCCGGGCCGCATCGATCTTGGCTTAGGCCGGGCGCCCGGCAGTGATCCGGCCACCTCGGCTGCGCTTCGCCGAGGTCGTGGTACAGGCGAGGACTTCCCGCAATTGCTGCAAGAGTTGAGAGGTTATTTTCAAGATAACGCCTCGGCCAGCGTGCGCGCATACCCGGGGACAGGACTTTCGATTCCGATTTGGCTGCTAGGCTCAAGCGATTTTAGCGCTCGGCTCGCCGCGGAGTTAGGGCTGCCGTTTTCTTTTGCAAGTCATTTTGCTTCCGATTTCACGATTCCGGCTGTTCAATTATATCGCGAATTATTCCGACCATCCAATGTCTTAAGCAAGCCTTATGTCATGGTCGGAATGAATGTGACCGTCGCGGAGACGAATGAACGGGCTCACTATTTGGCCTCGACTCAGAAGCAGATGTTTTTGGGCGTATTCAGCGGAAAAATGACGCCGCTCATGCCGCCGGTTGAAGATATGAGGCAGATCGCATCCGAGGAAGAGATTTTCATGCTCGAGCATAACTCGATGTATCGCAGCCTAACGATCGGAGATCGTGATAAATTGAAAACGAGCATGCAGAAACTGCTGCAGGATACTTCTGCCGATGAGATCATTATTACGACACAAATCTACGATCATCAAGACCGGCTTCGTAATTATGAAATCATCGCTGAACTGCTGGACTAA
- a CDS encoding Gfo/Idh/MocA family protein, which translates to MSNQFQGNNKKIGVGVVGASATNPGWAVFAHLPAIQNLPDYELRAVSTSRRDSAEASAKEYGVVGYDNYQDMINDPNVDLIVIATNVDTHYNIAKAAIEAGKMVFSEFPLGVTTEEAYDLASRAKAAGVRTMVGTQARFSPAIQYAHDLVKEGYIGEVLSTTMNGTSLIWGPVTPKKFAYTYDVTKGATLLTSPTLHAIDGLNYVLGDYDNVSAKFAIRFPEVKVLEDESTVKVTAPTHLAITGTLTSGVLSTVVYRGETSRDADMRWEINGSKGQLVIIAENNGNIQNTALKLFGGVGEQTNLTEMEVPSKYFDIVKDIPDGPSKLGNVGYVYASFAKDLREGTQVTPDFAHAVKRHRLADAITKANETGTTQKVDNSNPL; encoded by the coding sequence ATGTCTAATCAATTCCAAGGAAACAACAAAAAAATCGGTGTAGGTGTTGTCGGAGCAAGCGCGACAAATCCAGGATGGGCGGTATTCGCTCATCTACCTGCTATCCAAAACTTGCCTGATTACGAATTGCGCGCCGTAAGCACCAGCAGACGCGATTCCGCCGAAGCGTCGGCCAAGGAGTATGGTGTGGTCGGTTACGATAACTATCAGGATATGATTAATGATCCGAATGTGGATCTGATCGTCATTGCTACGAATGTGGATACGCACTACAATATCGCTAAAGCCGCGATTGAAGCCGGTAAAATGGTGTTCAGCGAATTTCCGTTAGGCGTGACTACAGAAGAAGCGTACGATCTAGCTTCTCGCGCGAAAGCAGCAGGCGTTCGGACGATGGTCGGAACGCAGGCCAGATTTTCGCCGGCAATTCAATATGCGCATGATCTGGTCAAAGAAGGTTATATCGGAGAGGTCCTGTCTACAACGATGAATGGAACATCGTTGATCTGGGGTCCTGTTACACCGAAGAAATTCGCTTATACGTATGACGTCACCAAAGGCGCGACTTTGTTAACATCGCCGACTTTGCACGCGATCGACGGCCTGAATTATGTGCTTGGCGATTACGATAACGTGTCGGCGAAGTTCGCGATCCGCTTCCCGGAAGTGAAAGTTTTGGAAGATGAATCGACGGTTAAAGTAACGGCGCCGACTCACTTGGCTATTACGGGTACGCTGACGAGCGGTGTTCTTTCTACCGTCGTATACCGCGGCGAGACTTCGCGAGATGCCGACATGCGTTGGGAAATCAACGGCAGCAAAGGACAACTGGTTATCATTGCGGAAAATAACGGCAATATTCAAAATACCGCGTTGAAACTGTTTGGAGGCGTCGGCGAACAAACGAACTTAACCGAAATGGAAGTTCCGAGCAAATATTTCGATATCGTTAAAGACATTCCGGACGGACCGAGCAAGCTTGGCAACGTTGGATATGTCTATGCAAGCTTCGCCAAAGATCTTCGCGAAGGCACGCAAGTAACACCTGATTTCGCGCATGCCGTTAAGCGTCACCGCCTGGCAGATGCGATCACGAAAGCGAATGAGACAGGTACGACTCAGAAAGTAGATAACTCGAATCCGCTTTAA
- a CDS encoding MerR family transcriptional regulator: MGTGITIKEASEQLGIPAHTIRHYDKEGLIPFLGRDEHGNRIFKPQDVEWIKLMTCFRVTGMPIIQLKKIVDLALQGESTLESRKQILEQHKEELNKRQRELDLAFEAVNRKLERYREIQKGTTSEESAFRME, encoded by the coding sequence ATGGGAACGGGAATTACGATAAAAGAGGCTTCCGAGCAATTGGGGATCCCCGCTCACACGATTAGGCATTACGATAAAGAAGGCCTTATACCTTTCCTGGGACGCGACGAACATGGAAATCGTATCTTTAAGCCCCAGGATGTAGAATGGATCAAGCTCATGACCTGTTTCCGCGTAACCGGCATGCCGATAATTCAACTTAAGAAAATTGTAGATCTGGCTCTTCAGGGGGAGTCTACTTTGGAGTCCAGAAAGCAAATTCTAGAGCAGCATAAAGAAGAATTAAACAAGCGGCAGCGGGAACTGGACCTCGCTTTTGAAGCGGTTAATCGGAAGCTTGAGCGTTACAGAGAGATTCAGAAAGGGACAACCAGTGAGGAGTCGGCTTTCCGGATGGAATAA
- a CDS encoding MFS transporter — protein MNKSFKITLLALAVTSTLAPMLAAPAVKLLMLDFTEANTVLIQLVVTFASFFILPSLLIGNLLSRWLSKKTLLVIGLILYVIGGVGPALMNSIGGILTLRAVLGLGIGLITPLMNAIVAEYFDGEERSKMNGLTVGVNGLGGAFFLIIGGAITALGWRGVFWTYSFGIVLLILVLAFIPGGKPVITRGETASDVKLSLPVGVYAVGLLTTGLMVLYYVIPTNLASFVVDNHLGNSATSGYLTAVSFIFVFFAGIIGARLQHLLRKGSVAFILFLFGAAFLLLGEAHNLWMVAAAVGIVGFGFGFAYPILLSKMAIVATTAHRTLAIMLMTAFANVGQFISPLITNGIQSVLDLNSIRGVLLLIGVLVTGLFIVSVIRVIVSKKELVKA, from the coding sequence ATGAATAAAAGCTTTAAAATAACTTTGCTAGCGCTGGCGGTTACATCAACTCTGGCGCCCATGCTAGCGGCACCGGCAGTCAAGCTTCTTATGCTCGACTTCACAGAGGCGAATACGGTGCTTATTCAACTCGTCGTCACGTTCGCGTCGTTCTTTATTTTGCCGAGTTTGCTGATTGGAAACCTATTGTCCAGATGGCTTTCGAAGAAAACGCTTCTTGTCATCGGATTGATCTTATATGTCATTGGCGGAGTTGGCCCCGCATTAATGAATTCAATTGGAGGCATTCTGACCCTGCGCGCGGTATTGGGTCTCGGCATCGGCTTAATTACACCGCTGATGAATGCAATCGTCGCCGAGTATTTTGATGGCGAGGAACGCTCCAAAATGAACGGTCTCACTGTCGGAGTAAATGGACTCGGAGGCGCCTTCTTCCTCATAATTGGCGGAGCAATTACGGCATTAGGATGGAGAGGCGTGTTTTGGACTTATTCTTTCGGCATCGTTTTGCTGATCCTGGTACTGGCTTTTATTCCTGGCGGCAAACCGGTTATTACTAGAGGCGAGACCGCTAGCGACGTGAAATTGTCCTTGCCTGTCGGTGTTTATGCAGTTGGCTTGTTAACCACAGGTCTTATGGTGCTGTATTATGTCATTCCGACAAACCTGGCTTCTTTTGTCGTAGATAACCATCTTGGAAACTCCGCAACGTCGGGTTATTTAACAGCTGTTTCGTTCATATTCGTCTTTTTCGCCGGAATCATCGGAGCCAGACTCCAGCATTTATTGAGAAAAGGCTCCGTTGCCTTTATTTTATTTTTATTTGGTGCAGCGTTTTTGTTGTTGGGCGAGGCGCATAACCTATGGATGGTTGCTGCTGCGGTAGGTATCGTTGGATTCGGATTTGGTTTTGCTTACCCCATTTTGTTGAGTAAAATGGCGATCGTTGCAACGACTGCTCATCGAACGCTGGCTATCATGCTTATGACCGCATTTGCGAATGTAGGTCAGTTTATTTCGCCGCTTATCACAAACGGCATTCAATCGGTCTTGGATCTCAATTCCATTCGCGGCGTCTTACTCCTCATAGGGGTGCTTGTAACAGGTTTATTCATCGTCTCCGTTATTCGAGTGATCGTCAGCAAAAAGGAACTTGTTAAAGCTTAA